ATTTTCTCATATTATTTCCAAAAGATATAACATTAACGCCAATAAATACCAAACAATGAGTtctgttattttattttaacagTCAGTTGTATTCAGTTCTATTCAGAACACACTTGTGGTTTAACATCTCGTGACTTGCCGGAAGAAGGAAAGCCGTTGGAAAGAATTTTTGAGGGCCTCTCTGCATCGAAGTTTAACTGGATTTTGCCTAGATCTTGATGAAGAGAACTTGAAAGGCAGTCATCTAAACTTActtattaattcattttcaCAACATGCATATCCCTTTTACACCAGTGTTCTTTCAAGCTAACACATACCTGAGGAAGAACTGCGAATAGGAGGGCTCTTGTCTTCAGTAGGATAATATTCCCAGCTCGAAGCAAGGCCTCAACTTGAGTGATAGCTTCTTGTAACGTCAGCAGCTGTTCTACTGCATTATTATGGGGAGGTGTTATCCTGAATGGTTGTAACGGTTTCCCTTTGTTAAAATGCCTGCACCACAGCATGACAACTGCTACGAATACAAAAACGGAGGGCAATACATAACTGAACCAACCCCTGTACATCAAAGGTTACATATGAAATTACTTCTGTTTATCCGAACCAGTGAATATTCACTTTCAAGAAATGTGGAGATAAAATCAACTGCTGCCATGATGAGATGATATACACGAGGTTCTGACCATAAACCTACTAAAAATTTACCTTACTATAGAGAAGCAGGTCAGCACCAGAAACACTGTTGACTTGTAAGGCTTTTCCCATGATGCCAAACGTTGAACACGATTAGCTAATTCAATAACAGGAAGCAGTAACTCCTACAAGTAAGGAGTCACCTTTAAATAAAAGAATAGcaagttcaacattttcaAAGTTAAAGGTGCAGACATTAGATCActggaaaataataaaatcacgTAAAATGCAGTTTTAAACAAAATGAAGCCAGCCAAAGACCATCCTCTCTCTAAAACCACATACCACCTAGCAGATACCACGGATGTGGCATTAATGCAATagataaaaatcataaaactgGTTCACAAGTAGTTAAAAGGTTCAAGGAATTTTTTCACTCTTGGTTGAGAAGGAATGCAGTATGGTTATCACCTATCCACAATGAATTTAACAACCAGGTTCTCAGTCAAAAGCAGttgaaagaacaaaataaaaataatatggCACATACGTAAAACCACACCAAGTGGGGTCATTTTTAGAAGGCACTTCTAAAAAGTTGTAttcactctctctccctctataGTACTACTCATTGGAAATATGGTAATATATGTTGGCTCACAAACCCCAATTTAACATGTGAAGTTCAATACCGACCTTCATTATTGCAAGATTTGTATCAATCCCATCCACTTTCACCTGGTCCACAGTTGCCTGTGCAGCTTCGGCCCTTCCAGTGTCCAATAATGACTGTTTCACAGCTACTTCCAAGGGGTTAATTTCACCAGCACAAACCTCACCAACTATTATTACCTCCACATCAAGATTGATTTCCTTTTGCAATATGAATCCGAGCTGAGCTAGAGCTATAAGTGAAATTGGAGACAATTTTGCCTGTCGTTTTGCATGTGGAGATTCATCATGCTGGGAAGCACTGGAACTCAAAATAACCAATCGAGTAGACAAAGTTTTCAAAATCAAGTCTCCTCCTGGAAGACTTTCAGCAAGGTTGAAAGCAAGTAAGGTTTTATAATGGGATGAAAAGAAGTGAAAGGCTTCTCGAACTGCACGATATCGCCAGATGCCTAAAATAGCCCTTGCCAGTACCTCTGATTTCTGAATATCTTTTAGGTTGTTTTTCTGAATGTACCTGTGAGAACGCAGGATTTCAAGACAAATATCCAACCAATAGTCTCGGCGAGAATTGCCTTTGAACTCAGGAAACTCCAAATGAACAGGCTCTTCTCTGcaagaatttttttaataaaaataagataggtcatgatatatatatatatatttccctGCCATAAATATATCAGCAGATAACTTACACAGATGTCGATTTGAACATGATTGCTTTATCAAAAAGACGAGTACCCAAGGGTCCAGTCAATACTGGTTTTATGACCTGCTTCGTGTCTGTTGCCAGATCATATCTAACAGCTTTGTCATATAAACCAACTCCCAATGATTCAAAATACAGCGCACTATTGGTCAGTGACAGTCGTCCTGGATAAAAAGATATTGGATGAGAAACACTTCTATATCTATATGATCTGAAAGAACTGAAATACATTATCATATCCGAGAATAATTGAGATCATGACTGAAATAGTAAGAGCTGCTTTCGAGAAAAGAGTTCTATGTTACATAATacagtgaccattttaaatcATGGGTGCATTTGATCCACCTTCAGCAATACAATCACTTACCAGGCCACATAGACCGGCCAATATGTTTGAGCACTGGTTGAGTGGGAACTGTACCATCAACATCCAGGATGATTTCTCCCTCAGCGAGCTGAAGATTTCCAATGGAAGAAGCCAATGTACTTTTGGAAGCCTTAATAACCCTGCAGCAGATCCTTTAATTACAGACAGAAAAAGGGTAGTACTATCTGTTTACGAGTTAAAAACAAATGACAAAAGGGCCAAggaaattaatattgagtaTTGAGAAGTATAGACTGTATAGTTATATGACTTAAATCTAACTAAGAGTAGGACCGAATCCACCATAAAGATTTTCACCATTGCATACTAACCAAAATCCACCATAAAGATTTTCACCATTGGTACACtggtactctctctctctctctctctctctcacacacacacacacacacatcacAGCAATTTAGCATTTGATTGGAACTATAGAACTGACATCAATCCAAAAGTAGGAGAGTGATATAGAGCCATGCCATCAGAGTTTAAGCATATGTATGATTGTGGGTAACAATTTCACAACAAGGAAATGTAAGCCAGAGAACATAAtagaaatgaaagataaaCATAATACTTGTCCAGGCTTCTTATGTATTTGTCATATACAAGGTAATGAAGTCGATGATGGCCTGATGTGCTTGTGAGTGCATCATAGAGGTTGTGGACAGTTATAATATCTGCAACAGCAGCACAACCGGGAGCTATCCGTGCAAAGGCTTCAGGCCCAACAGTTTTTCTGTCATCAACCTGAAGGCGGGAGTAAAGAACCAGTGTTAGTTGTTTGTGCATATGACTAAACAACATGATCGAGTATAACGTGCAATTTTATAAAATTGATAAAGAGAAGAACCTGGACAGCCATATTGGTAGAACTTGAATAAAAAAGTGACCAACCATCTTCATCCTCTACTTCTTGGTTACTGCTAGAAGCAGTTTCCTGCaattgaagaaagaagaagattcaAAGTAGAAGAAAGAGGATCAATGTTATGAAGTTTATGTTTTTATCTTAAAAAAATAGATGCCTCACTTTGTTTAGTTCTCTATTGTCAACACAGTGAATGGGTGATTCCCATGCAAGCATCATGTCAAATGTCAAATGACGAAACTCCTTATCACTCAAATAATCGGGGCGACTACACAGTAGATGGAGTGCTTGGTACGAGCAAAATTCCAGAAAGTTCCTTGCATAAGTCAGAAGCTCCTCCTTGACAGTTTGAGGTAGCTGAGTGTCAAAATGATGCTGTAATTCCTCAGTAGGGATCCGAAGAATCCTGCGGCAGCATCAAGATGCAATATTACATATTACTAAGAGATATCCCTTGCAGCAGTTGAAACCAAGTGAGGATAAATTGCATCCATTTGCTAATAGAGGGAGGatgcaacatatatatatatatatatatagttataaacAGAAGGTGCAGTGTAGGTGCAAATGAAACATGTAAAGCATAACAAGGTGGATACTTGGAACAGCGAGAGACGACGGAATTGGCGAAAGGAGAGAGGTGAGGAATGGGTTTGGGAGAATCGCAGGCGGAGGAGGAAGGGGAGTCATCTTCGCTGGACTTAGTGCTGCTGCTCCGCCGGAAAAGAGATTTCAGAGTCTTGTTTTGGCTTTTCGTCAAGAAACCATCCAACTGATCCAACATCCCTAATTTCAAATTCTCCATTTCTCGAGTCGATTCTGGAGAGACTCCCCCATCAACCAACGCATGCTTTCTCTTCAGTTTTGCCAGATTTACATTTGGGCTGGACCTAACAGGCCCAACAACCTCTCTTTACCAAGTAGTATTAGTAACACCAATCTCGTtgacaaaataaattaattcaattttaaaGAGTTTActcatttttaatttatatcgGTGGTTGAACCTCAATTTTCATGTTCAGCTGTGATGTGACGTGACGTGACGGTATGAACGGATCGTACGGTGCAAGATTCCtttctaaaaaataataataataacacaGTCCCAAGACTCTTttcagaaagaagaagaaaaagagagaggaagCCGAGATGGGTCAAGTTCAGAGCGAGGCGGCAGCAGATGTGGATCCCCAAGGCCACCCCGTCTCTCCTGCTGCTTCCATCAACTCTCTCATATCCGGTAACCCCCTTCTCCTCcttcaattttcttatttacttTTTCAACCAATCCTTTACCATGTTTAAATCGACTCGTAATCTCCAATGACTGCCTCTTCCATTTCAAGCCTGATTACCCAATGTAATTTCGGCAACAGCAAACCTCATAGTCCTCAATTTATCATATCCAGTCCTTTAGTTTTCTTAACTTTGTTTCCTTCATCGTCTGACACTTTATTAAGTGCACGATAGCTCATCTTCCTACCTTTGTTGTGCATTTACAGAAGCGTCTGCATATGGCAATGATGCAAATGAGGTTTGTCCATTTCAAACACTAACTAGTTCTTGTTTATGTCCCTCTGTATAGTTCACAGAATTTTATGTACTTTGTTAATTCTAGGCATTTCTTTTATacaaccaaaaaacaaaaacaaaaacaaaaacaaaattctccTTGTATGATTGCCATCAAAATGAGCTGAAGGCACTGGAGTGCCCTTGCATAGCCGACTTACGAAAAGGCCCTTGTGGGATTCAGTTCTCTGAGGCGTTTGTTTGCTATCTGAAGAGTACTGTGGCGGAGAAGGTATTATCCAACTCTGCTAAAATTCGCACACAGCATACATCAGATGCACAGCAAGTTTACTTGATAGTATGTAATGCTGTATGACCTGTAAAATAATGTGATAACTTATAAGCTGTTAACACTAAAGAAGGAAAGGAAAACTTATCACTCTTGACCTGCATTTTAGACTACCTTCTCCTAGTTATTTAAGATCAAAATGCATCTGCCAAATGACTATAAGTAACCTTGTTTTCCACTATATTTTGCTCTTCCTTCTGCCAGATGACAAATTCTTGAATGGAATTTTCCACTTCTGGAGTTCTGGTTATTGTTGCATTCAGATGCATCTACTTGCTGATAAATGTTATGGTTTCAGGATTCAGTATCTATTTTAACGTACTTGTCAAAGATCACTAAACTTTCCCAAGTAATAGacagtgaattttttttcctcttttctcttttgtaggGATCAGACTGTGTGCATCCGTTTGTAAGTTTGCAGAACTGTATTAAAGCTAATCCAGATGCATTTCCTAAGGAACTttcagaagatgatgaagttaGAAAAGAGGAAAAGCTGACCCAGGATTACAAAATCATCCCACCCTCATGGTCGAAAGAATCCCTAAGGCCAAAATCCAATCTGTAGGAAGATCACAACCAACTACATTTTGTTCATCCTGGGAAATAGAAAGTTAGAAACCATGAGTAATATTGTATTAATGAAGTTGTCATTGAATGTCTAGAAGCTGTGCTCCAAATATATTCGATACAAAGGAATTAGCCTGACAAATACTTTACTGAATGTAGTAAGAATTGAGACAAGTGGTATGTATTAACCCCAATTGTGATTAACTGAAGCAGTAAacattcaaaatcaaaaccaaaattcATAATGCTGTGTATGTAGGCCATGTAGGGTTATATTCCATCAATATGTAGAGAATAGCAAGTAATTGCAGTTATCGGGAAAAAAAAGTATGATTATGTGCAAGACTATGGGCCCTCATAAGGCCCAAATAAGAATGGAGCAGTTCTGTAATGGTCCCTTAAGGGAAGAAGTGACCCAATAGAAAGGGGTTTGGTTTGTCATTGATAAACCCTCTCTCCGAGCGGCAAGCTAAAGTGAAGAATTGGTCGAATTGGTCGAATTGGTCGCTCATGGCTTCTGCTATGGCCACTGGCTTCTGTTCCCAAAAAGGGATATTCCCTCGCCCCAAAGGTCTCCCCTTGCTTCGCCCCTTAGTTTCTCCTGCCTTTGTGAGCGTCCGCAGAGCTAGCAGACCGTTTTCAGCGGCAGTAGTAGTAGCGGCGGCGAAGAGTAATTCCAATCCTACTGCGGCGGCGAACAAAAGCAGTAAGGAAGAACAAGTGGTGGAAGAAGAGGTGGAAGAGGATCTACCGTGGATTCAGGAGAAGGCCTTGGACCTGGTGGAGTTCACCGGCTCCGTCACGCACGCCCTTCCTGGGCCCAGAGTTGGAACCAGCTCTCTCCCTTGGATTTTGGCTCTTCCTCTCGCTTATGCCGGCCTCACCTTTGTCGTTGCCCTCGTCAAGACCGTCAACAAGTTCTCTTCCCCTCGCCATAAACGCAAGAAACTGGTCTCTGCTCTATCCCCCTCCCCTCCTTTAATTCAGGGTTTCTCACTCAAACATTACTTTGCTTTTGTTCTACAGGTCAATAAAAATGCTATGCTATGCATATCAATTGATGAAATGTTCTCTGACCAAATCACGCCTGATGCCCTCAAACAGCTTGTGCAAAAGGTCATAGTCCATACACGTTACTTACCTTTCATATCTCTTTTTATGGGAGTCATGGTCTTGACAACCTCTCTTCATTTGTATCCAGACAGGTTTTGGCATGGAGGAGGTTTTGCGCAAGTACATTCGTTATACTTTGAATGAAAAACCATTCGATCCCGACATGGTTTCCAATTTAATTCAGCTCAGGAAAGCTTCTTTGTTAGATGATTCTCAGGTGGCTGAAATTCTGAATGAAATTTCAAGAAGAATTGTGCGAGACAAAGGTAAAACTGCTATCATAACATGTATGATCCAGCTACTCACATTTCCATATAAAACTCAAGTATCTGACGAGGACATTTAGCCAGTGTATGTATACCACCACCTCCTACCTCTGACTGGATTGTGGTGTGCTCACACTACAACTTCTTACTATGACTTTTCCATACATCATTCTATGGTATTCATGTGTTGATGTTTTGGATTTTCCTATTGTTAAGCAGGCATTGTTATTAATTTGATACATGTCTTGCCCAATTACAATGAAATGTTTCCTCCCTTagctttctaaaaaaaaacatctacATGAAAAGTCAAAAGATATTCATTGCAAATGGTGTTTTCCGTTGCTGACAGCTTGTTTCCAACTTACAGGCCCAGTCGTAATGGATATGACAGGTTATACTGAAAGGGGTTTCAAGAGAAAATTAGCCGTTCAAGCCCTTTTTGGAAAAGTGTTTTATCTGTCAGAGGTAAGGGACCAAACAGCCAAATTAACTTTGACCAACTGCCTGTGTGGTTCAGCTTTAtcttatcttttcttttgttgtcCAAAAACTAACTTGATTCTCATCATAACGAAATATGTTTAGTTCCTTGCTTCTCTTATTGTGTTACCAAATTAGTACTTAGAGTTGTCTTGCCTTGGAGACATTCTATATGTGACTGGCTTAaataatgagagagagagagagaggcacaGCCTTCAATATGATAATTTTCAGTTCATTCTAATCTGATTTGAAAGTACAATAGATAGCCATATTCATAGGCTTCAAACACAACTCTTACACTCCTAGAACTGTAACTGCTAAAActtatcaataattaaatttaaatagaCTGAAATAGACATAAAGGTCATGAGTGTGACCCTTGACACTTAAATCATTATTCGActctaaaaacaaaacatactCATAATCATTATTCATAAACTGAAAGTTAACTTGAAAAGACCCTTAATCTACCATGGAGACTTTCCTTTAGACCAAAAAGGGGTGGGCTTAGCCTTTGGCTTCCAAAGAGGATATTTATTTTTCAGCCAGCTTATGGCTGCTCTGTCATTAAACCCTCTCACAAAATGAGATTCACCACTTACGTTTTAAGTTATTGTGAGATGGGTGCTGTAAACCTCTAGTATGCAACAATTTTCTCTTGCCTGAAAGGTTATGCACGTGAGGCTTAAAAAATTGTGGCTTAAACATGGGGCACAGCTATCTTATAGGGCCGTCAAAATGTAGCTGCACAATTGTGTTTAAGTTGCTCAACTGTGGATACCAAATTGGATGTCATATGTGCCATTACCTCAATGAATCTAAATTTACAGAAGCATGATATAATACTGTGTTTGACATGAAAATGGTATGTTCTACATTTGATTGCATCACTTGCTCAAATTTCTGGTTACCTCGCCttcatttttctaatttttcttaATTGAAAACCCACAGAATTTAAGTTTTTGCATACTGATTGCTGTTTACTGTTGGCTTATGCTAATTGCTTTCTTACATTTTCATTAGTTGTGCATTGTTTGCCTAATATTTGTTTCTGATCTTCTTGAAAATTATTGCAGCTCCCAGATTTCTGTTCGAGAGATAGCTCCTTAATTGTCAAAGAAATATTTGGTGTTACAGAGTAGGCCCTTTTCCCCTTAATTTCCTACTGAATTCATTATTGTGAGAGAATATGGGAAACAGAATGCTGATCTATAAGTTTGTTGTACTATTGCACACGATTCTTGAATCAATGATTTTCATACTCgtaattaaatttaacttaTTTTCCCTCCCCCACCCCCTTTTCCTTTGCTCAGTGAAGATGCAGACAGATTACGGATGCATACAGCCTCTGAAGCTGGGGATATGGAATCACTAGAGAAGATGGTTGATGATTCAGATTCTGAAGTTTCTGGCTAGGTCTTCCTGGTTTTAGATGCATCATACCAATCAGCTCAAaccattattattattttctttggtcTTTTCTCGGGAGCATgtgggcataaaaaaaattttgtgCGAGCATCTGTTTGAATACTGTCACATAATGTGCAtagactattttttttttaactggaAGTTACTGAATATCTGTAGACATAATATAGGTCATTAGGCTTAGCggttttttcttaattaacaCTAGGAAAACAAtatagtttttatttatttattttagtgAGATAAAATATTGATGAGTAATGAACTAAAGATGTGGTGAATTGGATAATTTGTAGTTTTGTACACTGTTCACTGTCGAGTCGTCATCTTATACTGGCCGGAGCCTACACCACCCACAGTCATGCAAAAGGAATACCTTCAATACAATTCATTACGTCTAGTCAAATGGGAGATTAATTCTTATACAAGCTCTAATAGCTtttattcaaaagaaaaatataaagctAAAACTGAGTCTAATAAGTCAGACAATTTCAACAAAAGcaataaaaacaagaaaattagcAACACAACATTAATGTTGTAAGAAtcaatgatatat
This is a stretch of genomic DNA from Argentina anserina chromosome 4, drPotAnse1.1, whole genome shotgun sequence. It encodes these proteins:
- the LOC126790480 gene encoding uncharacterized protein LOC126790480; this encodes MENLKLGMLDQLDGFLTKSQNKTLKSLFRRSSSTKSSEDDSPSSSACDSPKPIPHLSPFANSVVSRCSKILRIPTEELQHHFDTQLPQTVKEELLTYARNFLEFCSYQALHLLCSRPDYLSDKEFRHLTFDMMLAWESPIHCVDNRELNKETASSSNQEVEDEDGWSLFYSSSTNMAVQVDDRKTVGPEAFARIAPGCAAVADIITVHNLYDALTSTSGHHRLHYLVYDKYIRSLDKVIKASKSTLASSIGNLQLAEGEIILDVDGTVPTQPVLKHIGRSMWPGRLSLTNSALYFESLGVGLYDKAVRYDLATDTKQVIKPVLTGPLGTRLFDKAIMFKSTSVEEPVHLEFPEFKGNSRRDYWLDICLEILRSHRYIQKNNLKDIQKSEVLARAILGIWRYRAVREAFHFFSSHYKTLLAFNLAESLPGGDLILKTLSTRLVILSSSASQHDESPHAKRQAKLSPISLIALAQLGFILQKEINLDVEVIIVGEVCAGEINPLEVAVKQSLLDTGRAEAAQATVDQVKVDGIDTNLAIMKELLLPVIELANRVQRLASWEKPYKSTVFLVLTCFSIVRGWFSYVLPSVFVFVAVVMLWCRHFNKGKPLQPFRITPPHNNAVEQLLTLQEAITQVEALLRAGNIILLKTRALLFAVLPQATDKMVVLLIFMAAIFAFVPLRFIVLLVFLEAFTREMPYRKESSDRWVRRIREWWVRIPAAPVQLIKPEDNKKKKS
- the LOC126792587 gene encoding mitochondrial intermembrane space import and assembly protein 40 homolog, whose translation is MGQVQSEAAADVDPQGHPVSPAASINSLISEASAYGNDANEAFLLYNQKTKTKTKTKFSLYDCHQNELKALECPCIADLRKGPCGIQFSEAFVCYLKSTVAEKGSDCVHPFVSLQNCIKANPDAFPKELSEDDEVRKEEKLTQDYKIIPPSWSKESLRPKSNL
- the LOC126792586 gene encoding uncharacterized protein LOC126792586, coding for MASAMATGFCSQKGIFPRPKGLPLLRPLVSPAFVSVRRASRPFSAAVVVAAAKSNSNPTAAANKSSKEEQVVEEEVEEDLPWIQEKALDLVEFTGSVTHALPGPRVGTSSLPWILALPLAYAGLTFVVALVKTVNKFSSPRHKRKKLVNKNAMLCISIDEMFSDQITPDALKQLVQKTGFGMEEVLRKYIRYTLNEKPFDPDMVSNLIQLRKASLLDDSQVAEILNEISRRIVRDKGPVVMDMTGYTERGFKRKLAVQALFGKVFYLSELPDFCSRDSSLIVKEIFGVTDEDADRLRMHTASEAGDMESLEKMVDDSDSEVSG